From the Zavarzinia compransoris genome, the window GCGCATGCGCCTCGTGGTGCGGGCGCCGGGGGCGACACGGCCCCTGACCCTGACCGATCCCGAAATCGGCGATACGATCCTGGCCGTGCCCGTCGCCGCGGGCGGCAACGGCATCGCCGTCGGCGGCCGCCTGCCGGATCTCGAATTGCTGGCCAGCGCCCAGGGGCTCGCCTTCGCGCCGCTCGCCGACGACCTGACGGCGGCGGTCGAGGGCGACGACGTCGCGATCGGCCGGGCCGGGACCGGGCTTACCCTGTCCGATGTCGCCCTGCGGCCCCAGGCCGCGGCCCGCGGCCTGGGCCAGCGGGCGGAAAGCGATCTCGATGTCGGGGCCTGGAACCGGCCGGGTCCGGTCGCCGAACTGCGGAGCCGCCTGGAACGGGAAGCCGCACTTGCGCCGGCGGCGGAAAAGACCGACCGCCGCCTGGCCCTTGCCCGTTTCCTGCTCGCCAACGGTTACGCGGCCGAGGCGATCGGCGTCGCCCGCCTGATCGAGGAGCGCGAGCCCGATATCGCCCAGGTGCCTTCGTTCCGCCTGCTGCGCGGGGCGGCCTATGCCATGCAGGAATGGCACGACAAGGCTTTGGCCGATCTGTCGCTGCCGGCACTCGAATTCGCGCCGGATGCGGCGCTCTGGCGCGGCTATGCCCTGGCCGCCACCGGCCGCAAAGCGGAGGCGCATAAGGCGTTCGCCGGCTCGCTCGGCGCCATCGACCATTACCCGCCCCGGATCGCCGAGCGGCTGCTGAGCGCGGTGGGCGAGGCGGCCCTGGCCGCCGACGACGTCCGCGCCGCCGGCGAGGCCGCCGCGGCCCTGGCCGCCCGGGCGGAGACGGCGGCCGGCAAGGCCCGGGCGCTCGCCCTTGAGGGCCGGGTGGCGGTGCGCCGGTCGGATGCGGTGGCCGCGCGTGCGGCCTTCGAGGCGGCGCTGGCCTCGGGCGAGCGCATCGCCCGGGTCGATGCCGAACTGGGCCTGATCGAACTCGGCCTTGCCGACGGCAGCCTCGGCCGGGCCGAGGCCATCGCCCGGCTCGACCGCCTGCGCTATGCCTGGCGCGGCGACGACAAGGAACTGGCGGTGTTGCGCCGCCTCGCCGACCTGCAACTGGCCGAGGGGCGCTGGCGCGACGGTCTCGACACGCTGCGCCTGGCGATGAAGCTGTTCCCGCGCGATCCCGGTTATGCCGCCCTGCAGGAAACCCAGAACACCGCCTTCCGCCGCCTGTTCCTGGGCGGTGCCGCCGATGCCCTGCCGCCGGTGCAGGCGGTTTCGCTCTATTTCGACTATCGCGACCTGACGCCGCTCGGCCCCGAGGGCGACGACATGATCCGCCGCCTGTCCGACCGCCTGGTCCAGGTCGACCTGCTGGACCAGGCGAAGACGCTGCTGGCGCATCAGGTGAACAACCGGCTTCAGGGTATCGCCAAATCCCGGGTCGCGGCCCGTCTCGCCCTGCTGCATCTGCTGGACCACGAGCCGGACCGGGCGCTGGCCGTCCTCGACGGTTCGGAACAGCCGGTCCTGCCGGAAGGAACGGCGCGGCTGCGCCGCCTGCTGCGGGCAAGGGCGCTGGCCGACCAGGGCCGGGCCGCCGAGGCGAAGACCCTGCTGGCCGCCGATCCCGGCCAGGACGCCGCCGTTCTCGCCGCCGAAATCACCTGGGAAGCGCGGGACTGGCCGGCGGCGGCGGCGGCGCTGGCCAGGCTGCTGGCCGACGTGAAGCCCCCCGCCGGCGGCGCCCCCGACGGCCCGTCGGAAGCCCTGGTGCTGCGCCTTGCGGTCGCCCGGGCGCTGGCCGGCGAGACCGAGGGGCTGAAGCAATTGGCCGCGGCCTGGGGCCCGGCCATGGCCCAGTCGAAGAGCCACGACGCCTTCGCCATGCTGACCGGATCGGGCGATCCGGGGGCGATCGCCACCAGGAACCTCGCGCAGACCATGGCCAATGTCGGCCAGGGCACCAGTTTCACCGAGGAATTGCGCCGCCGCCTAATCGCGGGCGAACTGGCCCAGGCCGATTGAGAGCGCTTAGAGTTTGTCCGGGGTTACGCCCATGTCTCGGTCAAGCTGCGCCATATTGCGGGCGCGGGCGATGGTGCCGAGGGCGGCCGCGATCAGCGTGGGGTCCCCTTCTTCCACGCAGGCTTCGAGGTAAGCCGCGATGTCCTCTTCGGTTTCAAGGTAGTCGGCGGTGTCGTAACGGCTCCAGGTCTCTTCCCCGGTCATGACTCATCCTCGACCAGCTTTTCCAGCGCGGCGTTGATCCGGCTTTGCCAGCCGGGACCACCGGCCCTGAAATGCGACAGCACGGCGGTTGAGACCCGCAGGCTGATGCGTTCCTTTGTCGGCGCCTTCTGCGGCCCCCGGCCGCGCTTCCGGGCCGCCGCGATGCCCACCTGCAATTCAGCCTCGGTCGCCGGGCGCTCGT encodes:
- a CDS encoding addiction module antidote protein, encoding MTGEETWSRYDTADYLETEEDIAAYLEACVEEGDPTLIAAALGTIARARNMAQLDRDMGVTPDKL
- a CDS encoding BrnA antitoxin family protein, whose protein sequence is MTGSRKKTREDVLAAAGEPPPGGDFVWDGEDEDERPATEAELQVGIAAARKRGRGPQKAPTKERISLRVSTAVLSHFRAGGPGWQSRINAALEKLVEDES